The proteins below come from a single Anaerolineae bacterium genomic window:
- the rpsD gene encoding 30S ribosomal protein S4, with product MARYTGPVCRLCRREGQKLFLKGERCLSPKCALEKRPYPPGMHGKGDQFQHKASDYALQLREKQKAKRIYGVLERQFRRYFQEALRSKGLTGATLLIMLERRLDNVVYRLGLADSRAQARQLVRHGHFTVNGKKTDIPSFLVKVGDVISVRERSRKTTYFKEILERLGERMVPEWLSFDRETLTARVVALPTRDQIDVALNEQLIVEYYSR from the coding sequence TTGGCACGTTACACTGGTCCGGTATGCAGGCTTTGTCGTCGTGAAGGGCAGAAGCTCTTTCTAAAGGGAGAGCGGTGTCTTTCGCCCAAATGCGCCCTAGAGAAGCGGCCGTACCCGCCCGGTATGCACGGCAAAGGCGACCAATTCCAGCACAAGGCATCTGATTACGCTTTGCAATTGCGTGAGAAACAAAAAGCGAAGCGAATCTACGGAGTGCTAGAGCGCCAATTCCGTCGCTATTTCCAAGAGGCCCTGCGTAGTAAGGGGTTAACGGGTGCGACTCTGCTCATTATGCTGGAGCGTCGTCTAGATAATGTAGTTTACCGACTAGGGCTGGCCGATTCGCGCGCGCAGGCGCGACAGCTTGTGCGCCATGGCCACTTTACCGTCAACGGCAAGAAAACCGATATCCCCTCTTTCTTGGTGAAAGTGGGGGATGTGATCAGCGTGCGCGAGCGCAGCCGGAAAACCACTTACTTCAAAGAAATCCTAGAGCGATTAGGAGAGCGGATGGTGCCCGAGTGGCTAAGCTTCGATCGGGAGACGCTGACCGCTCGGGTGGTGGCCCTCCCTACGCGCGATCAAATCGACGTAGCGCTGAACGAGCAGCTGATTGTGGAGTATTACAGCCGTTAG
- a CDS encoding adenylate kinase — protein MYIVLLGAPGAGKGTQARRLAEALDIAHIASGDLFREHLNNHTALGLLAKEYMDRGELVPDELTIRMVMERLERPDAIAGAVLDGFPRTVAQAQALDAALAAKGQRVSTALYLRVSEEALIARLTGRWICRSCQATYHVSFNPPRQPGVCDTCGGPLYQRDDDTAETVQNRLRVYLEQTLPLMDYYRARGVLVEVNGEQEVEKVFAELLTAVRQIA, from the coding sequence TTGTATATCGTTCTGTTAGGAGCGCCTGGGGCGGGTAAGGGGACACAAGCACGTCGGCTTGCAGAGGCGCTCGACATCGCTCATATCGCCTCGGGAGACCTATTCCGAGAGCACCTGAACAACCATACAGCCTTAGGTCTGCTGGCTAAGGAGTATATGGACCGAGGGGAGCTAGTGCCGGATGAACTCACCATCCGTATGGTGATGGAGCGATTGGAGCGCCCCGACGCTATAGCTGGAGCTGTCTTGGATGGCTTTCCGCGAACGGTGGCTCAGGCACAAGCACTGGATGCGGCCTTGGCTGCCAAGGGGCAGCGGGTGAGCACCGCGCTCTACCTTCGAGTGAGCGAGGAGGCGTTGATCGCTCGCCTGACTGGCCGTTGGATCTGCCGATCTTGTCAAGCCACGTATCATGTGTCTTTTAACCCCCCACGGCAGCCGGGGGTCTGCGATACATGCGGTGGACCGTTGTATCAACGAGATGATGATACGGCAGAGACCGTGCAAAATCGTCTGAGAGTATACCTGGAGCAGACACTTCCGCTCATGGATTACTATCGCGCACGAGGGGTGCTCGTAGAGGTTAACGGTGAACAGGAGGTTGAAAAAGTATTTGCCGAGCTGTTGACAGCTGTGCGTCAGATCGCGTGA
- the rpsK gene encoding 30S ribosomal protein S11 yields the protein MPKATKRAKRQAGSRRERRAVPVGQVHIQASFNNTIVTVTDLEGAVLTWASAGSTGFKGSRKSTPYAAQMAATEAARAAMDLGMREVEVYVKGPGPGREAAIRSLQASGLRVRSITDVTPIPHNGCRPPKKRRV from the coding sequence ATGCCAAAAGCGACTAAACGAGCTAAACGGCAGGCCGGCTCTCGCCGTGAGCGACGAGCGGTGCCAGTGGGCCAGGTACACATCCAGGCCTCGTTTAATAACACAATCGTTACAGTGACCGATTTGGAAGGGGCGGTGCTGACGTGGGCCAGTGCCGGCTCTACCGGGTTCAAAGGGTCGCGCAAGAGCACGCCCTACGCAGCACAGATGGCAGCCACAGAGGCAGCCCGCGCGGCGATGGACCTGGGCATGCGCGAGGTGGAGGTATACGTTAAGGGTCCTGGCCCAGGCCGTGAGGCGGCTATTCGATCACTTCAGGCGTCTGGCTTGCGTGTGCGCTCGATCACGGACGTCACGCCGATCCCCCATAACGGCTGCCGGCCGCCCAAGAAGCGACGCGTTTGA
- the rplO gene encoding 50S ribosomal protein L15: protein MKLHDLRPPKGAKKERKRVARGNAGKGGTYAGRGRKGQNARAGKGVPPYFEGGQLPLVRRLPHLRGFTNIWKVYYTPVNVERLTVFEPGSIVTPERMAAAGLLRSADEPVVILGQGELDRPLTVCAHRFSASARAKITAAGGTVSEIPLRG from the coding sequence ATGAAACTGCACGACCTGCGCCCACCAAAGGGCGCGAAGAAAGAACGTAAGCGGGTGGCACGCGGCAACGCTGGCAAGGGCGGCACCTATGCTGGACGCGGCCGCAAGGGGCAAAACGCCCGTGCAGGCAAGGGTGTGCCTCCGTACTTTGAAGGCGGCCAATTGCCGCTGGTCCGACGCCTGCCGCACCTGCGCGGCTTTACCAATATCTGGAAGGTTTACTACACGCCAGTGAATGTGGAGCGCCTGACCGTGTTTGAACCGGGTTCCATCGTGACGCCTGAGCGGATGGCCGCAGCAGGATTGCTGAGATCGGCGGATGAGCCCGTGGTGATCCTAGGGCAGGGCGAGTTGGACCGCCCGCTCACCGTATGCGCTCATCGTTTCTCGGCCAGCGCGCGCGCCAAGATTACGGCGGCCGGTGGGACGGTATCGGAGATCCCCCTGAGAGGATAG
- the map gene encoding type I methionyl aminopeptidase translates to MLSRAIKPRRPRLNLKTAEEIALMRKAGRIVAEVHELMRRMVRPGISTAELDAAAEELIRRRNALPAFKGYPHTGRNDFPATLCTSINEELVHGIPSPKRILREGDIISIDVGAIYGGYYGDAAWTYPVGQISEEAQRLLATTEGALYVAIAAARPGRRLRDISTAIERYVKEHGFNVARNYTGHGIGRQMHEEPQVWNYVDKGYRDGNVVLLPGMTLALEPMVNAGTGDTKVLADGWTVVTADGRLSAHFEHTIVVTEGEPEILTRL, encoded by the coding sequence GTGCTGAGCAGGGCGATTAAGCCACGTCGCCCAAGGCTGAACCTGAAGACGGCGGAGGAGATCGCCTTAATGCGCAAGGCGGGGCGGATCGTGGCTGAGGTTCATGAGCTAATGCGTCGGATGGTGCGCCCGGGGATAAGCACAGCAGAACTAGATGCGGCAGCCGAGGAGTTGATTCGGCGGCGCAACGCTCTCCCGGCCTTCAAAGGATACCCGCATACCGGACGCAACGATTTCCCTGCCACTCTGTGCACCTCCATCAATGAGGAGCTAGTGCACGGCATCCCCAGCCCGAAGCGCATCTTGCGCGAGGGTGATATCATCAGCATTGACGTCGGCGCGATTTACGGCGGATACTACGGCGATGCAGCCTGGACCTATCCGGTCGGTCAGATCAGTGAAGAGGCACAACGGCTGTTAGCGACAACAGAAGGCGCCCTCTACGTGGCGATTGCAGCCGCCCGCCCTGGCCGACGGCTGCGTGACATCTCGACGGCCATTGAGCGTTATGTAAAGGAACATGGTTTCAACGTAGCGCGTAATTACACCGGGCATGGAATCGGCCGGCAGATGCATGAGGAGCCGCAGGTTTGGAACTATGTGGACAAAGGATATCGTGATGGGAATGTGGTTCTGTTGCCCGGGATGACGTTAGCGTTAGAGCCGATGGTCAACGCAGGGACCGGCGACACGAAAGTCCTGGCCGACGGCTGGACAGTGGTGACGGCCGATGGCCGTTTATCAGCTCACTTTGAGCACACCATTGTGGTGACAGAAGGGGAACCAGAGATCCTGACCAGGTTATAA
- the rpsM gene encoding 30S ribosomal protein S13, which yields MARIAGVDLPRDKRIEIALTYIYGIGRPTSNEILLQTGINPDTRVKDLTEAEIARLRDFIDRNYRVEGDLRREVSMNIKRLIEIGCYRGIRHRRNLPVRGQRTRTNARTKRGPRRTVPGKKRSRAKK from the coding sequence ATGGCGCGTATTGCAGGAGTAGATTTGCCGCGCGATAAACGGATCGAGATCGCGTTGACTTACATTTACGGCATTGGCCGGCCGACTAGCAACGAGATCTTGTTGCAGACCGGCATCAACCCGGACACTCGCGTGAAGGACCTGACCGAGGCGGAGATCGCCCGGTTACGTGACTTCATCGACCGCAACTATCGGGTTGAGGGTGATCTGCGGCGAGAGGTCAGCATGAACATCAAACGGTTAATCGAGATCGGCTGCTACCGAGGGATCCGTCATCGCCGAAACCTGCCGGTGCGTGGGCAGCGGACGCGTACCAACGCGCGCACCAAACGAGGGCCGCGGCGCACAGTGCCCGGCAAGAAGCGATCGCGGGCCAAGAAGTAA
- the secY gene encoding preprotein translocase subunit SecY has protein sequence MLEAVQNAFRLPDLRNKLLYTFLILVIYRLAAHVPVPGVDRFALRQLFESNQLLGLLDMFSGGAMSNFSVMAMGVYPYITASIIMQLLLPIIPKLEELAKEGEQGRNKINQYTVWLTVPLAALQAFGQSTLLQQQGILTNFGLSTYPLATIATVVALTAGTMFAMWLGELITEQGIGNGISIIIFGGIVAEIPQRVGQLLLSNPMALVTFVILTVITVAAIVVVQEGQRRIPVQYGKRVRAMRGNRLMMAGGQSTHIPMRVNSAGMIPLIFAQSVMLFPGTIASYFQYSSNTWVSRIATGITNFFNPQTSAWYWIMYFFLVIGFTYFYTDVVFRQQNLSEALQRQGGFIPGIRPGKRTEEYLNGVLSRITLVGAVFLGIVAILPWIAGDVTETQTLLITSTGLLIVVGVVLDTMKQLEAQLLMRHYEGFIR, from the coding sequence ATGTTGGAGGCCGTGCAGAACGCCTTTCGCTTACCGGACTTGCGGAATAAGTTGCTATACACGTTTTTGATCCTGGTCATCTATCGGCTAGCAGCCCATGTGCCAGTGCCAGGCGTGGATCGGTTCGCACTACGTCAGCTCTTTGAGAGCAACCAGCTGCTAGGATTACTGGATATGTTCTCGGGCGGGGCCATGTCCAATTTCTCCGTCATGGCGATGGGCGTGTATCCGTACATCACGGCCTCGATTATCATGCAGTTGTTGCTGCCGATCATCCCCAAATTAGAAGAGCTGGCGAAGGAGGGAGAGCAGGGACGTAACAAAATAAACCAGTACACCGTCTGGCTGACGGTGCCCCTGGCTGCGCTGCAGGCGTTCGGCCAGTCTACGCTCCTGCAGCAGCAGGGTATCCTAACTAACTTCGGGCTCAGTACATATCCCCTGGCTACCATCGCGACGGTGGTCGCCTTGACTGCGGGCACGATGTTCGCCATGTGGCTGGGCGAGCTGATCACCGAGCAGGGCATCGGCAACGGGATTTCCATCATCATCTTCGGCGGGATCGTGGCCGAGATCCCTCAGCGGGTAGGACAGCTCCTCCTGAGCAACCCAATGGCCCTAGTCACATTCGTGATACTGACGGTGATCACGGTGGCCGCCATCGTGGTCGTCCAGGAGGGACAACGACGGATCCCCGTGCAATACGGTAAGCGCGTGCGAGCAATGCGCGGCAACCGCTTGATGATGGCCGGTGGACAGAGCACGCACATTCCGATGCGGGTAAACTCGGCTGGTATGATCCCGCTCATCTTCGCTCAGAGCGTAATGCTCTTCCCTGGCACCATCGCCAGCTATTTCCAGTACTCCTCCAACACTTGGGTCTCGCGGATTGCGACGGGTATCACCAATTTCTTCAACCCGCAGACGAGCGCGTGGTACTGGATCATGTACTTTTTCCTGGTGATCGGCTTCACTTATTTCTACACGGACGTGGTGTTCCGTCAGCAGAACTTATCAGAGGCACTGCAGCGCCAAGGCGGGTTCATTCCAGGCATTCGGCCCGGCAAGCGAACGGAGGAGTACCTAAACGGAGTGCTCTCGCGCATCACGTTGGTGGGAGCTGTCTTTCTAGGTATCGTGGCGATCCTGCCCTGGATCGCCGGCGATGTGACCGAGACGCAGACGCTGCTGATCACTAGCACCGGCCTGCTCATCGTAGTTGGTGTAGTGCTGGACACGATGAAGCAGTTGGAGGCGCAGCTACTGATGCGCCATTATGAGGGATTCATCCGCTGA
- the rpmJ gene encoding 50S ribosomal protein L36 — MKVRPSVRRRCEKCKIIKRRGVIRVICTNPRHKQRQG; from the coding sequence ATGAAGGTAAGGCCATCTGTCAGGCGACGCTGTGAAAAGTGCAAAATCATCAAGCGGCGTGGTGTGATCCGTGTGATTTGCACGAACCCCAGGCACAAGCAGCGCCAGGGGTAA